Within the Verrucomicrobiia bacterium genome, the region TGCCGCGGGAGTTGAAGCCTTGCTCGGACAAGATGATGCGGCGCGGTTGGCCATTATAGAGCAGGACGGACTGCCTGAGATAGGCGGGCAGCAGATGCAGGTTGCGAAAAGTGATGCGGGCCGTATTTGGGGAAGCCGTGGCCGTGCGGTCTTCCCAAGTGCGTGGGTTGGTGAGGTCCTCCGGATAAGGATGAAAGGCTAGATGCCAGTCAAAATTGCCGCCCATCTGTGCCAGCCGGTTGAATTCATCCACCAAACCACGACCAGTGCAGGTGCGGAAGAGGTTCCGTTCATAAGCGGTATTCCAGTGATGCTCCAATGAAAGATAAACGCGTGCTGAAGGCGAATACTTGCGGATGGCCGTGTGGATAAGCCGGACGGCGCGTTCGTATTCCTGAGCCACGAGGCTTTCGCGGGCCTGCCCCATATTATACCAATGCCAATGGGAGTTCACCTCGTTGCCCACGATGTAGCCCCATACGTGGCCGTTCACCGCATCAGGGCGAGAATAGCGATCAGCAAGGAATTCCATCGCTGCCTTAAGCCATTTAACACCTTCCGGTGTGCGCACATTGAACGCACCCAGGCGATTCGGTGCGTTGCGATCAAACCATGGATGCAGAAAGAAATCACGACCCGGATCACCACTGGCATAGGCGAGCAGGATGAGTGAGACATTCACGCCGGCGTCAGTGAGCTGTTTGATTCCCAAGCTGTCGATATAGGCGCGGTTGAAGTGAAATGTCTCGCCATCCATTTTCCAGAAATAATTGTTCGCCTGTTTCGTGGGATCGATGAGTGCGGTGAGGTTAAGATTGAGGGCGGCGTGTTTCACGCCCAAGGCGAGCGCGTCATCGATCATCTGCACTTGCAGGCCTTTTTTGCTGGAGGCTGCAGGATAAGGCAGGGCGTATTGGGATATGTTCCCAGTTTTCTCCACAAAACGGATGGGCCCGATGGTTTCCCGCTGTCCTAAAGAATTAGTGCGGGTGGCTACAAAAATGGAGTAAAGCCGGTCGCGTGCTCCATCAAAGCGGGGGATTTGAAAAGAACCCGATGCGGGGACGGTCAGCACCACCGCCGCATTGCTGGCCGCTGCGGCAGCATAACTTTGATGAAAAGGCAGTTCTACGATCTGTACAGGAGCTTCGATCTTGGTGTTCAGGATGATGTCTTTGGCCGAGGCAGTCACTTCAGTGATGCCAAAGCCCTCCGTGTGTTCCACGCGTATGAAACTGATGATGCACCGTCCTGCGCCGCCTGGAGGATCTACCCGCAGCTTGACGCCACTGCCTAGTTGCGGCAAAGGAAGGCGCACTTCGGTCCAAGCTCCTTTGTCCGCATGAAACCACAGGGAATTTTCCTCGGTGTAATTCTTCTGGAAGAAAAAGACCTGTCCCCGTCCGCCGGTTTCAGAACGTAAACGCAGATGCAGGCATAGCTTGGCGCTGGCCGGGTAATTTGTCGCCGGACTGAGCAGGAATGGGTCGTTGCCGGTGATGGCGAATTGCAGCCCTTCGGAAGTGAAGCTCGAACCGATTATGTGATTGGCCGCCTGCCACCCGAAACCTTGCTTGATACCCCGAAAGTCATAAGATGGCAGGGGGGCATCGGCTGCCGCTGCGTGTAGAATCCCCATTACAAAATACACAGCGGCGCCTGCCAAAGCCCGGAAGAATGGTATACGGCTGAACATGTGATTGCCGGTAATCTCCCCAGCCGGATGTCTGCGGTCAAGACTGGCACATAGATGCTGTTTTGAGTTGCGGTTAAGCCGTTTCTGGACGATTACGGAATCGTCATGGCGAAAAAGAAAGTCACAAAGGCACCTCAATTCGCTCCCATCGATGAGGTGGTGGCGGATATCCGTAAAGGAAAAATGGTCATCTTGGTGGATGATGCAGACCGCGAGAACGAGGGGGATCTCATCATGGCCGCTCAACATGCGACGCCTGCTGCCATCAATTTCATGGCCAAGCATGGACGCGGCTTGATCTGTGTGCCGACGACATCTGACCGGCTTAAACAATTAGGCATCGAACAGATGGTGGTGCAGAACCGGGACACATTTAAGACGGATTTTCAGGTGAGTGTCGATGCGGCCAAAGGTGTTTCTACCGGTATCAGTGCGGCCGATCGCGCCAAGACTATCCAAGTGATGGCTGAGCCTACTTCAGTCCCCCAAGACCTGGTGCAGCCGGGGCATGTATTTCCTTTGCGCGCCCGTCCGGGCGGTGTTCTCCAACGCGCTGGTCATACGGAAGCAGCGGTGGATCTGGCTCAACTTGCCGGATGCCGTCCCATGGGGGTGATCTGCGAGATCATGAGTGATAGTGGTGAGATGGCGCGTCTCCCTGAACTGATCAAATTCGCCAAAAAACATAAGCTCAAACTTGGAACTATCGAAGACCTGATCAAATACCGGCGCCAGAGTGACAAGCTGATTGAGCGCGTGGAAGTCGTGAAGATGCCCACGGCTTTCGGTGACTTTGACCTGCATCTCTACGAATCACGTGTGGACGGGCAAAATCATCTGGCCTTGGTGAAGGGTGATGTTTCAGGCAAACCGGGCGCCTTGGTCCGTGTGCATAGCGAATGCCTGACCGGCGATGTGTTTGGCTCCTGCCGTTGCGATTGCGGACCGCAGTTGCATCAGGCGATGAAGCAGATTTCCCAGGAAGGCCGCGGCGTGATCGTTTACATGCGTCAGGAAGGTCGAGGCATCGGTCTGGCCCCAAAGATCAAAGCCTATAAGCTGCAAGAGCAGGGATATGACACGGTGGAAGCGAATCTGAAGCTGGGTTACGGCATGGACCTGCGCGAGTATGGCTTGGGCGCGCAAATCCTGACGGATTTGGGCCTGAAAAAGATCCGCCTGCTTACCAATAATCCCAAGAAAGTAGTGGGCCTGGATGGTTATGGCCTCGAGATTCTCGAGCAAGTGCCCATCCGCGTGAAAGCGAATCCGCACAACCAAAAGTATCTGCAGACCAAGCGCCTCAAGCTGGGCCACCTTATCTAATTGTTGATTTTCTATGCTTACAAAGAATCGGAAGGTGAAAGTGGCGGGCAAGGGGTATCGAGTGGCTATCGTGGCGGCGGAATACAATGCCCGTTACGTCAATGGCATGCTCAAAGCGGCGGAAAAATACTTGGAAGAGCAGGGTACTGAGATAACGGTGGTGCGAGTGCCGGGAGCGTTTGAGATTCCAGTGGTGGCGGCCCATTTCGCCCAAGGCGACGATGTGGATGCAGTGATCTGTCTGGGGCTTATCTTGGAAGGAGTGACGGCTCATGCCGATCACATCGGCAAAGCCGTGACGGATGCCTTGGTGCGTTTACAGATCATTCATGGCAAGCCGATGATACATGAAGTCTTGCTGGTCAAGGAGTTAGAGCACGCCAAGGTGCGTTGCCTGAGCGTGGATCACAACAAAGGGACGGAAGCGGCCCAAGCGGCCCTGAAAATGTGCCGGGTAATGCGGAAATTGCCGCCTAATATTGCTTTCTGAATAGTGGGTATGCACCCCACGTCCAATCTGGCAGAACGCGACGCAATAATCAGCTTGTGAAAAGTTTCACAAAGGGCTTGCGCGGGCAAGACGCGAAAGCTAATTTGAGCGACCGTTCGCAATAAAACGAAAATGAAAACATCTCAGTGGTTAATCGCATTGACCGCAGTTTGCGCCTCTATCCAGATGGCTTCTGCGGCAGACGTTGTCGGCAAGGTTACGGTCAAGGGTGTGCCCTCTCCCGAAAAGCCCCTGCCGTTGGATCCGAGCTGCGGCAACCTGCACAAGGGTGCCAAGCCCACTACGACGTTCTTCGTCGTGGGTCCGAACAAGGAATTGGCAGACGTGTTCGTTCACGTCGTCAAAGGACTGGAAGGCAAGACTTTTACGCCGCCCGCCAACAACGCTGTCCTTGATCAGGTTGGTTGCGTGTATGTGCCCTACGTCGTAGGCGCGCAGACCGGCCAAAAGATCGAAGTGCGCAACTCCGATCCTTTGCTGCACAACGTGCATCCGACGCCGGCTGTCTCCGGTAACAAGGAAGCCAATAAGGCCCAGTTGCCCAAGGCGCAGCCGCTGATCTTCTCTTGGGACAATCCGGAGATTTTCCTGCGCTTCAAGTGCGATGTGCATCCGTGGATGTTCTCCTATGTCGGCCTGGTGAATCACCCGTATTATGCAGTGACCGGCAAAGACGGCACGTTCAAGCTCGCGGGTCTGCCTGATGGCAAATACACGATTGAAGCATATCATCGTAAAGGTGCCAATGGTGGCAAGGTCACCAAGGACATCGAAGTCAAGGGCGGTAACGTGACGGCTGACTTCGAGATTGAAGCTCAGTAATAGTCAGCTGATTTCAAGGTATTGTGCCGCTGGGCCATTAGGTCCAGCGGCACAACCGTTAATAAGAAGTCGAGCAGAAACACTAATGCCCGCTGTAAACCAGAGCCAGAAGTTGCATTGGTTCGTCATTTTGACGGCCGTGGCCACGCTTGGCTTGATCGGTTTGGGAGGCTTGGTGACGAGCCATCAGGCGGGTATGGCGGTGCCAGATTGGCCGACGACATACGGTTACAACATGTTCTATTTCCCTGTCTCGCAATGGGTGGGGGGAATCTTCTATGAACATACACACCGTCTTTATGCTGCATTCATCGGTTTGCTGACGAGTATCATGGCTGGCTGGATCTGGTGGCGCAGCACGGAAGGCAAGACCCGGTGGCAGGGGATGCTCGCTATTTTGGTTCTGGTCATGGCATTGGGACATCGTGGCTCTGGTCATACAACGGGTGGTGCCAGTGTGATTCCTTTCCATTTCAAGGTGCTGGCGTTCGTGATGCCGCTTCTGGTGATTTTTGGTCTGATTCAGTGCTGGCGCAGCCGCGGGGAAGTGCGTTGGTTGGCGTTGACAGCATTTTTTGCAGTCATTTTCCAAGGGCTGTTGGGCGGTTTGCGGGTGGCGCTCTACAAGGATGAGGTTGGAATCTTCCACGCAACCTTGGCGCAATTATTCCTTTTGCTATTAAGCATCATTGCATTGGTCACTTCCCGATGGTGGGTGAATGCGAAAAGTGATTTTGCAGCACCCGGGAGAAAACTTCTTCTGGCCAGCGCGATCGCTTGTGTGGCTGTGGTGGTGCAATTGATTTTAGGAGCTTCCATGCGGCATCAGCATGCTGGCTTGGCGGTGCCGGATTTCCCGTTGGCGCACGGTCAGGTATGGCCGGCTACGGATGAGGCCTCGATCGCCAAGTATAATGTGCATCCCAGCCGTGTGGATACGCGTGATTTCAAGCCTATCACAGCAGGTCAGGTTCATCTGCACATGGCGCACAGGACAGGGGCTTTGGTCATCTGGGTGGGATTAATCGCCCTAGCGGTGGCCTATGTGCGCAGCTTGGGTTGGCAATCGCTGTTCGCCCGTATGGCTGTAATTTGGGCATTGCTCATCACGAGCCAGGCCATCATGGGGGCGCTGACGATTTGGACCAATAAAGCCGCCGATATTGCCACACTGCACGTAGTATTGGGGGCGGCCACCCTAATTTTTGGATCAATAACCACACTTTGTGGCTTCCGTTGCCGAAATGTTTCCGGCAGAGTGGAAGTCTTGGCGGTGGCCGAGGGGCGGAAGCAAAATGCGAATGCTTCAGCGGAACCGGTGCTGGCCGCAAGGTAACTATTTGTGATGAAGGCTACGGTGCAAGAATTTCAGGAAAGCACAGCGTCGGGCAGG harbors:
- a CDS encoding DUF5722 domain-containing protein; the encoded protein is MGILHAAAADAPLPSYDFRGIKQGFGWQAANHIIGSSFTSEGLQFAITGNDPFLLSPATNYPASAKLCLHLRLRSETGGRGQVFFFQKNYTEENSLWFHADKGAWTEVRLPLPQLGSGVKLRVDPPGGAGRCIISFIRVEHTEGFGITEVTASAKDIILNTKIEAPVQIVELPFHQSYAAAAASNAAVVLTVPASGSFQIPRFDGARDRLYSIFVATRTNSLGQRETIGPIRFVEKTGNISQYALPYPAASSKKGLQVQMIDDALALGVKHAALNLNLTALIDPTKQANNYFWKMDGETFHFNRAYIDSLGIKQLTDAGVNVSLILLAYASGDPGRDFFLHPWFDRNAPNRLGAFNVRTPEGVKWLKAAMEFLADRYSRPDAVNGHVWGYIVGNEVNSHWHWYNMGQARESLVAQEYERAVRLIHTAIRKYSPSARVYLSLEHHWNTAYERNLFRTCTGRGLVDEFNRLAQMGGNFDWHLAFHPYPEDLTNPRTWEDRTATASPNTARITFRNLHLLPAYLRQSVLLYNGQPRRIILSEQGFNSRGTAESELEQAAAYCYAYRKVDAIEGIDSFIYHRHVDHSQEGGLNLGLWRRQQNTISNPGSQKPIYRVFQNADTDAWAETFDFARSIIGINRWEEILRD
- a CDS encoding bifunctional 3,4-dihydroxy-2-butanone-4-phosphate synthase/GTP cyclohydrolase II, with protein sequence MAKKKVTKAPQFAPIDEVVADIRKGKMVILVDDADRENEGDLIMAAQHATPAAINFMAKHGRGLICVPTTSDRLKQLGIEQMVVQNRDTFKTDFQVSVDAAKGVSTGISAADRAKTIQVMAEPTSVPQDLVQPGHVFPLRARPGGVLQRAGHTEAAVDLAQLAGCRPMGVICEIMSDSGEMARLPELIKFAKKHKLKLGTIEDLIKYRRQSDKLIERVEVVKMPTAFGDFDLHLYESRVDGQNHLALVKGDVSGKPGALVRVHSECLTGDVFGSCRCDCGPQLHQAMKQISQEGRGVIVYMRQEGRGIGLAPKIKAYKLQEQGYDTVEANLKLGYGMDLREYGLGAQILTDLGLKKIRLLTNNPKKVVGLDGYGLEILEQVPIRVKANPHNQKYLQTKRLKLGHLI
- the ribH gene encoding 6,7-dimethyl-8-ribityllumazine synthase, with the protein product MLTKNRKVKVAGKGYRVAIVAAEYNARYVNGMLKAAEKYLEEQGTEITVVRVPGAFEIPVVAAHFAQGDDVDAVICLGLILEGVTAHADHIGKAVTDALVRLQIIHGKPMIHEVLLVKELEHAKVRCLSVDHNKGTEAAQAALKMCRVMRKLPPNIAF
- a CDS encoding COX15/CtaA family protein; the encoded protein is MPAVNQSQKLHWFVILTAVATLGLIGLGGLVTSHQAGMAVPDWPTTYGYNMFYFPVSQWVGGIFYEHTHRLYAAFIGLLTSIMAGWIWWRSTEGKTRWQGMLAILVLVMALGHRGSGHTTGGASVIPFHFKVLAFVMPLLVIFGLIQCWRSRGEVRWLALTAFFAVIFQGLLGGLRVALYKDEVGIFHATLAQLFLLLLSIIALVTSRWWVNAKSDFAAPGRKLLLASAIACVAVVVQLILGASMRHQHAGLAVPDFPLAHGQVWPATDEASIAKYNVHPSRVDTRDFKPITAGQVHLHMAHRTGALVIWVGLIALAVAYVRSLGWQSLFARMAVIWALLITSQAIMGALTIWTNKAADIATLHVVLGAATLIFGSITTLCGFRCRNVSGRVEVLAVAEGRKQNANASAEPVLAAR